A DNA window from Rhipicephalus sanguineus isolate Rsan-2018 chromosome 8, BIME_Rsan_1.4, whole genome shotgun sequence contains the following coding sequences:
- the LOC119401979 gene encoding uncharacterized protein LOC119401979, giving the protein MDLSGVGMDVTRLEEMYTASPKVDKGSTLAGFAKILAAANDTVFHSTDNVIDIFEKADQTFCDDATCLTDPCTFASTYKCWAVNRQQDWNDLFNPRGAEVLQWKRGLLCFRTMEVDPESLDSLGDVKYLCLYLWFLRQHSCISAVYLSLPVLAPRHVSLFTSLLKLTDGVQKCEIRGNDPFMGPSLPMAEFRLSMLGSLSELRELGLAAVHLTDDDAKILERLVERNESLVALVLIDVEMSAVAFADVVGKVVQHKELQDFRVKMNAREPETFFDEVLLMIGFSRSISRLHVHVNRGLVYLLKGLVVCSSLSELIVENMIEDAQALGALADFLEKQPCRCLKACIDAKKLERVDGALDNMQRIVGNSSLEVLVLSGSVLSPQSARRLADGLAASKTLKQLHLDECGLGCADVLPFVKATKERAKQGKFEELNVGAITGSGNQLCDMFKTMTDADVCHMITLTYSDFLLPALRESLDNNSRFTKVTISCGDTGEEAKQAEPALQVLRFTAQTLKSLCIDSPRQLSKLGGHYVAYLIRNCKSLTVLQLRFLTKAMAARQILKAIAQSRSLVVLALERWCYKDKVHTDIIHHDLVNMLRQNESLHRLEFYLRDIEEYDNLKPHLVQGVSVHEYLTSLKIYIGEQREELVVRDPVILEQLRRNAIVQDWTMDIMLRDSLAPEAAAAVEALDAYESRLDLLRRTGAFSPRAAENRLRLARMATRTKYYLLLAAYRKHKEFRWSPDDLRSYHELMSYVRDQAFSIMGIPQERSPPSSDSELSAR; this is encoded by the exons GTCGACAAGGGCTCCACTCTAGCCGGATTCGCCAAGATCCTCGCCGCTGCCAATGACACTGTGTTCCACAGCACCGACAATGTCATCGATATCTTCGAGAAAGCCGACCAGACTTTCTGTGATGACGCCACATGTCTCACCGATCCGTGCACGTTCGCGTCGACTTACAAATGCTGGGCGGTCAATCGTCAGCAAGACTGGAATGACCTGTTCAACCCTCGAGGTGCCGAGGTCCTCCAGTGGAAGAGGGGCCTGCTCTGCTTCCGAACAATGGAAGTCGATCCGGAGAGCTTGGACTCTCTCGGTGACGTCAAGTACCTCTGTCTGTACCTGTGGTTTCTGCGACAACACAGCTGCATCTCAGCGGTCTACCTGTCTCTTCCCGTCCTGGCGCCCAGGCACGTCTCCCTGTTCACGTCCCTGCTGAAACTTACTGATGGCGTGCAGAAGTGTGAGATCCGTGGCAACGATCCCTTCATGGGACCTTCACTTCCCATGGCCGAGTTCAGATTAAGCATGCTCGGGTCCCTGTCCGAACTGCGAGAGCTGGGGCTAGCCGCGGTTCATTTGACTGACGATGACGCCAAGATCCTGGAGCGTCTCGTGGAAAGAAATGAGTCTCTCGTTGCCCTCGTGCTCATCGATGTCGAGATGAGCGCGGTCGCGTTCGCCGACGTCGTCGGAAAGGTTGTCCAACACAAGGAGCTGCAGGATTTCCGCGTTAAGATGAATGCCAGGGAGCCTGAGACTTTCTTCGACGAAGTCCTCCTTATGATCGGCTTCTCGCGCAGCATCTCCAGGTTGCACGTCCACGTCAACCGTGGTTTGGTCTATCTGCTGAAGGGCCTTGTGGTCTGCTCGTCGCTTAGTGAGCTCATCGTGGAGAATATGATCGAGGACGCGCAGGCGCTGGGCGCGCTCGCAGATTTCCTGGAGAAGCAGCCTTGCAGGTGCTTGAAGGCTTGCATCGACGCCAAGAAGCTCGAGCGCGTGGACGGCGCGCTGGACAACATGCAGCGGATCGTTGGAAACAGTTCGCTGGAAGTCCTGGTGCTCTCGGGGTCGGTGCTCAGTCCTCAGTCGGCTCGGCGCCTCGCCGACGGGCTGGCGGCGAGCAAGACTTTGAAGCAGCTCCACTTGGACGAATGCGGGCTCGGGTGCGCCGACGTGCTACCCTTCGTGAAGGCCACTAAAGAGCGCGCGAAGCAAGGTAAATTCGAGGAGCTCAACGTGGGAGCAATCACTGGCAGTGGGAACCAGCTGTGCGATATGTTCAAGACCATGACGGACGCAGACGTCTGCCACATGATCACGCTCACGTACAGCGACTTCCTCTTACCAGCCCTGAGAGAATCGCTTGATAATAACAGCAGATTTACCAAGGTGACCATTTCTTGTGGTGATACAGGCGAAGAAGCGAAACAAGCCGAACCAGCTCTTCAAGTTCTCAGGTTCACGGCGCAGACGTTGAAGAGCCTCTGCATCGACTCTCCCCGA CAACTCAGCAAGCTGGGTGGCCATTATGTGGCTTACCTCATCCGGAACTGCAAGTCGCTGACTGTTCTCCAGCTGCGGTTCCTCACAAAGGCCATGGCGGCCAGGCAGATCCTCAAGGCCATAGCCCAGTCTAGGAGCCTCGTGGTCCTCGCCTTGGAACGATGGTGCTATAAGGACAAAGTGCACACAGACATCATTCACCACGATCTCGTCAACATGCTTCGGCAGAACGAGAGCCTGCACCGGCTCGAGTTCTACCTTCGAGACATCGAAGAGTACGATAACTTGAAGCCGCACCTCGTCCAGGGTGTCTCCGTCCACGAGTACCTGACTTCCCTGAAGATCTACATCGGCGAGCAGCGCGAAGAACTTGTCGTGCGCGACCCCGTGATCTTGGAGCAGCTCCGCCGGAACGCCATCGTACAGGACTGGACCATGGACATCATGCTCAGGGACTCCTTGGCTCCTGAGGCCGCCGCTGCCGTTGAAGCTCTGGACGCCTACGAGTCGCGTCTTGACCTGCTTCGGCGGACGGGCGCGTTCTCGCCGCGTGCGGCCGAAAATCGCCTCCGCTTGGCTCGCATGGCGACCAGGACAAAGTATTACCTCCTGCTCGCTGCATACCGCAAACACAAAGAATTTCGTTGGTCGCCCGATGACCTTCGAAGTTATCACGAACTCATGTCTTACGTGCGTGACCAAGCGTTCAGCATTATGGGAATCCCACAGGAGCGCAGTCCGCCTAGCAGCGATAGTGAGTTGAGTGCTAGATAG